The window AATATTGGACAACATGCTTTATTTGCCTCGCGCTTGGTGGGCGACTCTGGGCATGTAATTTCATTTGAGCCAATTAGGCGTCTGTATGCGCAACAGACTAAAAGTATAATAAAAAATTCCATCAAGAATATAACTACTATGAATGTTGCTTGCGGGAATTTTACTGGAGAAGCCATAATTTATTTGAGGGATTCTAATGCGGGTGGGTCTTCCTTGGTACCATTTATAGAAGAAGGTGGTGTGACTGAATCTGTCAAGGTTGTTGTTGCAGATAGTGTGCTTAATGATTTTCAACGTATAGATTTTATCAAAATTGATGCTGAAGGATTTGAATATGAGGTGTTGCAGGGATTAGGTGATACTTTAAAAAGGCACATGCCAAGGCTTTTTATCGAATATTCTCCCGAATTTTATGTGAATACGAAATCTGGTCCAGATCATAATGGAGTCAAGCTGTTACGCTTTTTAGTAAGTTATGGTTATACATTCATTAACTTCAATGATAATTGTTCTACTATCGCTGATCCAGTTCTTTGGGGAGTGAAGTGTTGCAAAGAGCAATGTAATTTATTATGTATACCACAAAATTAATGAAAGGTAGTGTTGGCACGTTTGGTATGTAAGTATATTCTACCACAAATATCTCACATGAATCAGATATCTTTGAAGCATGATATCGGTAATACAAATAATGACTGATAACTTAAAAGTAACAATCATTACTGTATGCTTTAATAGTGAAGAAACTATTGCTGACACAATTAAATCAGTAATATCTCAGAATTATTCTAATATTGAGC of the Geobacter sp. genome contains:
- a CDS encoding FkbM family methyltransferase; the protein is MFLKLKKVIKNNNKYLYDIIRKCSINCYGHIRQWRLASFKSPIYYPFSYNGISFHILLDPVNGLIDHEIAWKGVYEEDTLDFYVTQLKEGQIYVDIGSNIGQHALFASRLVGDSGHVISFEPIRRLYAQQTKSIIKNSIKNITTMNVACGNFTGEAIIYLRDSNAGGSSLVPFIEEGGVTESVKVVVADSVLNDFQRIDFIKIDAEGFEYEVLQGLGDTLKRHMPRLFIEYSPEFYVNTKSGPDHNGVKLLRFLVSYGYTFINFNDNCSTIADPVLWGVKCCKEQCNLLCIPQN